A single region of the Neisseriaceae bacterium genome encodes:
- a CDS encoding UMP kinase: protein MMFDLKYKRILLKLSGESLMGSDPFGVNRDTVMFITNEVKEIVDLGVEVAVVIGGGNIFRGISGAAEGMERSTADYMGMLATIMNALALNEAFKSMGISSRIQSALSIQQVVETYARPKAMQYLDEGKLLIFAGGTGNPFFTTDTAAALRAVEMNCDILLKATNVDGIYSEDPKKNPEAVKYNNITFDEAINKQLKVMDATAFTLCREQKLDIIVFGISQKGILKKIVLGASEGTLVHS from the coding sequence ATGATGTTTGACTTAAAATATAAGAGGATCTTATTGAAATTATCAGGGGAATCTTTGATGGGAAGTGATCCTTTTGGTGTTAACAGAGACACTGTCATGTTTATTACGAATGAGGTAAAAGAGATTGTTGATTTAGGTGTTGAAGTAGCAGTAGTTATTGGAGGTGGTAACATATTTAGAGGAATCTCAGGTGCTGCTGAAGGTATGGAACGATCAACAGCTGACTATATGGGAATGCTCGCCACAATAATGAATGCTTTGGCCTTGAATGAAGCCTTTAAGTCTATGGGGATTTCATCTCGTATTCAATCAGCCCTAAGTATTCAACAAGTAGTAGAAACTTACGCAAGGCCTAAAGCTATGCAATATTTAGATGAAGGGAAGCTTTTGATATTTGCGGGGGGTACTGGGAATCCATTTTTTACAACTGATACAGCCGCAGCCCTGCGTGCTGTTGAAATGAATTGTGATATTTTATTAAAAGCGACTAATGTAGATGGCATATATAGTGAGGATCCCAAAAAAAATCCAGAAGCGGTTAAATATAATAATATTACTTTTGATGAGGCCATTAACAAACAATTAAAAGTAATGGATGCAACTGCATTTACTCTTTGTAGAGAGCAAAAACTGGACATTATTGTATTTGGTATCTCTCAAAAAGGTATTCTAAAAAAGATTGTTTTAGGAGCAAGCGAGGGTACGTTAGTCCATTCTTGA
- a CDS encoding elongation factor Ts, with the protein MAEVTAKMVAELRATTGLGMMECKKALVEAGGDFLKAEEILRIKSGAKAGKLAGRTAAEGIIASYIEGNRGALVEVNCETDFVAKDENFKEFANDVAKAIVLNKPSNLESLSESEISVDQTVEQRRKEIIAQLGENMTIRRFKYYETNNQLTSYMHGSRIGVIVEFKGDAVTARDVAMHVAASRPQCVSSDQVDQELIEKERRIYTEQAADSGKPEEIIAKMVDGRLKKFLAEITLLGQQFVKNPDQTVEQLLKEHASTVIDFTVYHVGEGLEKKVTDYAAEVAAAAKV; encoded by the coding sequence ATGGCTGAAGTTACAGCGAAAATGGTTGCAGAGTTAAGAGCAACAACTGGCTTGGGGATGATGGAGTGTAAAAAAGCTTTAGTAGAAGCTGGTGGTGATTTTCTAAAAGCTGAAGAAATATTACGTATTAAATCTGGGGCTAAGGCGGGTAAATTGGCAGGAAGAACTGCGGCAGAAGGTATTATTGCAAGTTACATAGAAGGTAATCGTGGCGCTTTAGTTGAAGTTAATTGCGAAACAGATTTTGTTGCAAAAGATGAAAATTTTAAGGAATTCGCAAATGATGTAGCTAAAGCGATAGTGCTTAATAAGCCATCAAATTTGGAGAGCCTTAGTGAGTCTGAGATCTCAGTTGATCAAACGGTTGAACAAAGAAGAAAAGAAATTATTGCTCAACTAGGTGAAAATATGACGATTCGTCGTTTTAAGTATTATGAAACTAATAACCAATTAACTAGTTATATGCATGGTAGTAGAATTGGTGTTATTGTGGAATTTAAAGGTGATGCAGTAACAGCGAGAGATGTTGCAATGCATGTTGCAGCCTCAAGGCCACAGTGTGTTTCTAGTGATCAAGTTGATCAAGAGTTGATAGAAAAAGAACGCCGTATCTATACTGAACAAGCAGCTGATTCAGGTAAACCAGAAGAGATTATTGCAAAAATGGTAGATGGCCGTTTGAAGAAATTCTTAGCAGAGATAACTTTGTTGGGGCAACAGTTTGTCAAAAATCCTGATCAAACAGTTGAACAATTATTAAAAGAACATGCTTCAACTGTGATTGATTTTACTGTTTATCATGTTGGTGAAGGGCTGGAAAAAAAGGTTACTGATTATGCTGCAGAAGTAGCTGCAGCTGCTAAAGTTTAA
- the rpsB gene encoding 30S ribosomal protein S2: protein MSNITMRQMLESGVHFGHQTRFWNPKMGEYIFGSRNKIHIINLEKTLPMYVQAQDYVRRLASNKGTILFVGTKKQARDIIREEATRAGSPYVDHRWLGGMLTNYKTVKQSIKRLKEKQELLESVVDGTYSKKELLTLQREVDKLERSLGGIKNMEGLPDAIFVIDTGYQNGTIVESNKLGIPIIAVVDTNNSPDGVDYVIPGNDDSTKAIRLYARGIADAILEGKAQSIQEMVDSLGTDEENFSEEEVISQEASENN, encoded by the coding sequence ATGTCAAATATTACAATGCGTCAAATGTTGGAGTCTGGTGTTCATTTTGGTCATCAAACTCGTTTTTGGAATCCTAAAATGGGAGAATATATTTTTGGTTCTAGGAATAAAATTCATATTATTAATTTAGAAAAAACACTTCCAATGTATGTTCAAGCTCAGGATTATGTACGTCGTTTGGCTTCAAATAAAGGAACTATTTTATTTGTTGGTACCAAAAAACAAGCCAGGGATATTATTCGTGAAGAGGCAACTCGTGCGGGATCGCCATATGTTGATCATAGATGGTTAGGTGGGATGTTAACCAATTATAAGACGGTTAAGCAATCTATCAAGCGATTGAAAGAAAAACAAGAATTATTAGAGAGTGTGGTAGATGGAACCTATAGTAAGAAAGAGTTGTTAACATTGCAACGTGAGGTAGATAAATTAGAGCGATCTTTAGGCGGTATTAAAAATATGGAAGGGTTACCTGATGCCATTTTTGTGATTGATACTGGTTATCAAAATGGTACTATTGTTGAATCAAATAAGTTAGGAATTCCTATTATTGCAGTCGTTGATACAAATAATAGTCCAGATGGTGTGGATTATGTAATTCCAGGAAATGATGATTCCACCAAAGCGATTCGCCTTTATGCTAGAGGAATTGCCGATGCAATTTTAGAAGGTAAAGCTCAATCAATTCAAGAAATGGTTGATTCGTTGGGAACTGATGAGGAAAATTTTTCTGAAGAAGAAGTTATTTCACAAGAAGCTTCAGAGAACAATTAA
- a CDS encoding pantoate--beta-alanine ligase, which yields MIQLTTIEELHSWRSSLKGIALIPTMGNLHEGHLTLIKEARNKASHVIVSIFVNPTQFGENEDFNTYPRTLLEDIRKASQIGADAIFSPAVKEIYPHGEQTIWVNPGNISTQYCGKTRPIHFRGVATIVVKLLNIIQPEWAFFGKKDFQQLVIIKQIVEQLNFRTSIIGIDTKRDNNSGLALSSRNQYLSQKQKEQAPQLYQALLEIKDHILSGNKNFNDLCQKAIKKLSHNGWRVDYIEVANQHDLRRATYKDNDLVVLGAAKLGTTRLIDNIDFIL from the coding sequence ATGATACAATTAACTACCATTGAAGAGTTACATAGTTGGCGATCTAGTCTTAAAGGTATCGCATTAATACCCACCATGGGAAACTTACATGAAGGACATTTAACCCTTATTAAAGAAGCGAGAAATAAAGCATCTCATGTTATTGTAAGTATTTTTGTTAATCCAACTCAATTTGGTGAAAATGAGGATTTTAATACCTATCCACGAACTCTACTAGAAGATATTCGAAAAGCCAGCCAAATAGGTGCAGATGCTATATTTTCTCCGGCTGTCAAAGAGATATATCCTCATGGTGAACAAACCATATGGGTTAATCCTGGCAATATTAGTACTCAATATTGCGGAAAAACGAGACCGATACATTTCCGTGGCGTTGCCACCATAGTGGTCAAACTGTTGAATATTATTCAACCAGAGTGGGCTTTTTTTGGCAAAAAGGATTTCCAACAGCTAGTCATCATCAAACAAATAGTAGAGCAATTAAACTTCAGAACCTCTATTATTGGAATTGATACTAAAAGGGACAACAACTCAGGATTAGCTCTCTCTAGTCGTAATCAATATTTAAGTCAGAAACAGAAAGAACAGGCACCTCAGCTATATCAAGCCTTACTAGAAATCAAAGATCATATCCTCAGTGGAAATAAAAATTTTAATGATCTTTGTCAAAAAGCCATTAAAAAACTATCTCACAACGGTTGGCGTGTTGACTATATAGAAGTTGCTAACCAACATGACTTACGACGTGCAACCTATAAGGATAATGATTTAGTTGTACTAGGCGCAGCTAAATTAGGCACCACCCGATTAATTGATAACATTGATTTTATTCTATAA
- a CDS encoding autotransporter domain-containing protein yields MQKFKKKYLGVLVLSYVASIASAQSVSSISPYNVAMSGDDGQGSVHPTPTYEQPVSDEPVYEEAYAQDVAVEGCCSNVGGILSSVLQAGLFLTGIINDKDNNRSLAKLTDMIKPDGYYAGFEIFADAIQPRFPSVRSLVSLAPFSAISKLPASVVPPTIVSSSEALSSLLPSLSTIPSSIGVSVSGPLSTLSGLSALAPLAPLASISSIVPSSASIPSAVSAFSFSVPASSLLPSVLPLIFSSILLPSSLPLSLSGVSPLLTSVPQSASSVLSSFSETFSIVSSLANSFSATVSSLSSSILGIPSVISTSIGLPSTISAIILGSPISSSILTSSSAITNLSLSSLSSVLPSSAPFVSSSAVVSSSLGLSSLVSSPVLSSLSTMPSSLGISTLSSSLVSAAPLLSGSVTSTLASISSFSAPSSSLSSIISSVLGSSGLSSSSLLIPSATSSLLIGSSSLLPSSGLAISSISSSLLFLSSFLPGMVSLVSGVSSLSGAVLSSLAPLSGPVLASSSFSSSSVGPILGVAMITSSILSLPFASSSLTLSSIPSNIITSSLIPSSSMNSALSGLSLSSAVPSSSTIVGSISALPLSSSASSSGVLSSTSVSSIVPLAVSVSSSLSSGLVPVASLVSGLISSTSSVSGLPLSLSTLLSSIPVSLSSLPTSISSSVLSVSSAPSFLSSTMLASSSVLSSSLVPISSLFPLSLLVPASLSSSVAFSSLSVGSSSLLSTPILSVSSSSFLVSSLPLIVSAIPSLVLGSSSGPLSSLPSSLSVSSLVPAMSSQSSSFTSSSLGVSTLSLSVPLFVSASVSSSSLPLSSVPSSLAASSIPSSLLSVPSAIPALSSSAVSSIPSSSASSLSSLPLSSLVPAVITSLLSSSSFVNVLSSSSGPSLSLSSTVSQALSSIPSSGAGVSSSVLGSSSSLSGIPSLPSAVSMLSSSVPAFSLSTSASVNSLISTTSALFSLSSPVLSLSSIPASISGPFLSSSTLPSLSSLPFNSLSSLSSSVPATSALSSGVPALSSGLPSSSSFVPSMSLGPLSVASSYVPIISGAGGALSWRVSNPNSRISWKYGFHDYNYDAKYEDFEFKNLVVFGDSLSDTGSFGRGSVYVADGNPYVIYNSYLSLALTGKVVTPERFGGANYAMSGAVLRNDLFDPMSWIIRRDSLKSQVNRYLERNGGANKDDIFILWGGGNDVTADIQYAVMNPVNWGTVFNSVMPNQPYLNDKALYPGLLAQKLIDNGAQGPILILNLPSSAYTSFTGVMLEGLMDIGMITGGTPLDIFNIGGWLMKSQDSFLRDPANRVGNLADGKGIEYFRENNINAIHSRYPFIPRSLVAAYFDTVFKAQNNVISWFNQSVNGRIEQVVGGNVVQLDVDGLFREVMDNPLAYGIDEILVPECTIGQVAPNCDEGDRYYHGHDGRHYMYTDWHHPSAEMHRIIAEYAIATVNAPAYMTGLSRSLEIGAKARQDYLLSELTRINARPYEGQGQSYVFGGFSGGYSKQNRSLNNRAIVYNGLNIGYGFRPAEGVDVGLMGSLGISKMKPHQNLKYDQKDLVITGFAQYSTGSWWINGLISGGTTKFDSIGRSIPLGENARVEKSKTDGKTWGGRIETGYEFLLGNTWVLAPVLAYTSYRYEVGAFDENGISSTAMRFKKQKRNQEYATLGVRISDDCPDDSAFMRASIDITANRNLNDDKKNKLIGEGGLKRYNTTFSREANRLVKNAKSWFEIKPTVQFKLDKNSRITTSVNYALDKNKSKSKNLSYSVGYRYEL; encoded by the coding sequence GTGCAAAAATTTAAAAAGAAATATCTAGGTGTGTTGGTATTGTCTTATGTTGCAAGCATAGCATCAGCACAATCAGTTTCTTCGATCTCCCCCTATAATGTAGCAATGTCAGGTGATGACGGGCAGGGAAGTGTTCATCCAACCCCAACCTATGAGCAACCAGTTTCTGATGAACCAGTTTATGAGGAAGCATATGCTCAAGATGTTGCTGTTGAAGGTTGTTGTAGTAACGTTGGTGGAATCTTATCCAGTGTATTGCAAGCAGGTTTATTTTTAACAGGTATCATTAATGATAAAGATAATAATAGAAGTTTAGCAAAATTAACTGATATGATTAAGCCGGATGGTTATTACGCTGGGTTTGAGATTTTTGCTGATGCGATTCAGCCTAGGTTTCCTTCTGTACGGTCGTTAGTATCATTGGCACCATTTTCTGCTATATCTAAATTACCAGCATCTGTGGTTCCACCAACTATCGTTAGTAGTTCTGAAGCATTGAGTTCTTTGCTACCTTCATTGTCTACGATACCTTCTTCTATTGGTGTTTCAGTTAGTGGGCCTTTATCTACATTAAGTGGTTTATCCGCTTTGGCTCCTTTGGCTCCTTTGGCTTCCATTTCTAGTATTGTGCCAAGTTCTGCTTCTATTCCAAGTGCAGTTTCGGCCTTTTCATTTTCAGTGCCAGCTAGTTCATTACTTCCTAGTGTATTACCTTTGATTTTTTCAAGTATTTTGTTGCCATCTTCATTGCCATTGAGCTTATCTGGGGTGTCTCCATTACTTACCAGTGTGCCGCAGTCAGCCTCTTCTGTACTGAGCTCATTTTCTGAAACATTCTCAATAGTATCCTCTTTAGCAAATTCATTTAGTGCTACTGTTAGTTCTCTATCATCTTCTATTTTGGGTATTCCTAGTGTGATTAGCACTTCTATTGGATTGCCGAGCACTATTTCAGCAATTATTTTAGGTTCTCCTATATCATCTAGTATCTTAACCAGTTCTTCTGCCATTACAAACTTGTCTTTATCAAGTTTGTCAAGTGTGCTTCCGTCATCAGCTCCTTTTGTCAGTTCATCAGCAGTAGTTTCGTCATCGTTAGGTTTAAGTTCGTTAGTTTCGTCTCCTGTACTTAGCTCATTGTCAACTATGCCAAGTTCATTGGGTATTAGTACTTTAAGTTCATCTTTAGTAAGTGCTGCACCTCTACTTTCGGGCAGTGTGACAAGTACTTTGGCTAGTATAAGTTCTTTTAGTGCACCTTCATCATCGTTGTCATCTATTATTTCTAGCGTACTTGGTTCAAGTGGTTTGTCATCATCTAGTTTATTGATTCCTTCTGCTACATCGTCTTTGTTGATTGGTTCGTCTTCTTTACTCCCGTCTAGTGGATTAGCTATTTCATCGATATCATCATCATTACTATTCCTATCTAGTTTTTTACCTGGCATGGTGTCTTTAGTGAGCGGTGTTTCTAGCTTGTCTGGTGCCGTATTGAGTTCATTGGCGCCATTATCAGGGCCAGTATTGGCTTCGAGCTCGTTTAGTTCTTCCTCAGTAGGGCCAATTTTGGGGGTTGCGATGATTACATCTTCAATACTTTCATTACCATTTGCTAGTTCTTCTTTGACTTTATCAAGTATCCCGTCGAATATAATTACTTCGAGCTTGATTCCTAGTTCTAGCATGAATTCAGCATTATCTGGATTGTCTTTAAGTTCGGCAGTGCCATCATCTTCGACGATTGTTGGTTCGATTTCAGCCTTGCCATTAAGTTCATCAGCTAGTTCTTCAGGTGTTTTGTCATCTACGTCTGTTAGTTCGATTGTTCCTTTGGCAGTTAGTGTTTCTTCATCATTGTCCTCAGGTTTGGTGCCAGTTGCTTCACTAGTATCTGGTTTAATTTCCAGTACAAGTAGTGTTAGTGGATTGCCATTATCGTTGTCAACACTATTGTCTAGTATTCCGGTATCATTATCTTCTTTACCTACATCTATTTCGTCATCTGTGCTTAGTGTTTCTAGTGCTCCATCTTTTTTATCTAGCACGATGTTAGCTAGTTCATCGGTGCTTTCTTCCAGTTTGGTGCCAATTTCGTCGTTGTTTCCGTTGAGTTTATTAGTTCCTGCTAGTTTGTCTAGTTCTGTGGCGTTTTCATCATTGTCTGTGGGTAGCTCATCTTTGTTGTCCACACCAATATTATCGGTCAGTTCATCTTCCTTTTTAGTATCCTCGCTACCATTAATCGTTTCTGCAATACCGAGCTTAGTTTTGGGGAGTAGTTCTGGGCCATTATCGTCTTTGCCAAGCAGTTTATCGGTTAGCTCTCTAGTGCCGGCCATGAGTTCTCAATCCAGTTCTTTTACTTCTAGTAGCTTAGGTGTGTCTACATTGAGTTTAAGTGTTCCACTATTTGTTAGTGCTTCTGTTTCATCTAGTTCATTGCCATTAAGTTCAGTTCCTTCGTCTTTGGCAGCTAGTTCGATACCTAGCTCTTTGTTGTCTGTTCCTTCTGCCATTCCTGCCTTATCGTCTAGTGCTGTGAGTTCTATTCCTTCAAGTTCTGCTTCATCTTTGTCGAGTCTACCTTTAAGTTCATTGGTTCCTGCTGTAATCACGAGTTTGTTGTCTTCTAGTTCTTTTGTGAATGTATTGAGTAGTTCGTCAGGTCCATCTCTTTCCTTGAGTAGCACTGTTTCACAGGCATTATCTAGTATACCTTCTTCTGGTGCTGGTGTATCTTCGTCTGTATTGGGGTCATCTTCATCACTTAGTGGTATTCCATCATTGCCATCTGCTGTTTCGATGTTATCAAGCAGCGTGCCAGCATTTTCACTGTCAACTAGTGCCTCAGTAAATAGTTTGATTAGTACTACATCTGCATTATTTAGTTTATCTTCACCGGTTTTATCACTGTCTAGTATTCCTGCGTCTATTTCAGGACCATTTCTTTCATCTAGCACATTACCTTCTTTATCCTCATTGCCGTTTAATTCATTGTCATCACTTAGTTCCTCAGTACCTGCTACTTCGGCACTTTCTAGTGGGGTACCTGCACTTTCTAGTGGGTTACCTAGTAGTTCTTCGTTTGTCCCATCTATGAGTTTAGGTCCATTGTCTGTAGCTTCGTCATATGTACCAATTATTTCGGGTGCAGGTGGTGCTTTATCTTGGAGAGTGTCTAACCCTAATAGTAGAATTAGTTGGAAATATGGGTTTCATGATTATAATTATGATGCTAAATATGAGGATTTTGAATTTAAAAACTTGGTGGTATTTGGTGACTCATTGTCAGACACGGGCTCGTTTGGTCGTGGGTCAGTTTATGTGGCTGATGGTAATCCGTATGTTATCTATAACTCATATTTGTCATTGGCCTTGACTGGGAAAGTAGTAACACCAGAACGTTTCGGTGGTGCTAACTATGCAATGTCTGGTGCCGTATTACGTAATGATCTTTTCGATCCAATGAGCTGGATTATTCGAAGAGATTCATTAAAGTCTCAAGTTAATCGTTATTTAGAAAGAAATGGTGGTGCTAACAAGGATGATATATTCATCTTGTGGGGTGGTGGTAACGATGTGACCGCTGATATTCAGTATGCTGTAATGAATCCTGTGAATTGGGGAACTGTATTCAATAGTGTGATGCCTAACCAACCTTATTTGAATGATAAAGCGTTGTATCCTGGTTTGTTAGCACAAAAGCTGATTGATAATGGGGCACAAGGTCCTATCCTTATTTTGAATCTACCTAGTTCTGCCTATACCTCATTTACTGGTGTTATGTTAGAAGGGCTAATGGATATAGGTATGATTACAGGTGGGACACCACTTGATATTTTTAATATTGGTGGTTGGTTAATGAAATCTCAAGATAGTTTTTTAAGAGATCCGGCTAATCGGGTTGGTAACCTCGCTGATGGTAAAGGTATTGAGTACTTCCGTGAAAATAATATCAATGCTATTCATAGTAGATACCCATTTATTCCTAGATCTTTAGTGGCTGCGTATTTTGATACTGTATTCAAGGCTCAAAATAATGTAATTTCTTGGTTTAACCAGTCAGTCAATGGTCGTATTGAACAGGTGGTAGGTGGTAATGTGGTTCAATTAGATGTTGATGGGTTATTTAGGGAAGTAATGGATAATCCACTAGCTTACGGTATTGATGAGATTTTAGTTCCAGAGTGTACAATTGGACAAGTTGCACCAAACTGTGATGAAGGGGATCGTTATTATCATGGTCATGATGGTCGCCATTATATGTACACTGACTGGCATCACCCTAGTGCTGAAATGCATAGAATAATTGCAGAATACGCAATTGCTACTGTTAACGCCCCTGCTTATATGACTGGTTTGAGCCGTTCACTAGAAATTGGTGCTAAAGCAAGACAAGATTACCTGTTAAGTGAGCTCACTCGTATTAATGCCAGGCCGTATGAGGGTCAGGGTCAGTCTTATGTATTTGGTGGATTTTCTGGAGGATATAGTAAGCAAAATCGTTCATTAAATAACCGTGCGATTGTTTATAATGGGTTGAATATTGGTTATGGATTCCGTCCAGCAGAGGGGGTTGATGTTGGCTTAATGGGGTCATTGGGTATTAGTAAAATGAAACCTCATCAAAACTTAAAGTATGATCAAAAAGACCTCGTCATTACTGGATTTGCGCAGTATTCAACTGGATCATGGTGGATTAACGGTTTAATATCAGGTGGTACTACTAAATTTGATAGCATTGGGCGTTCAATTCCTTTAGGCGAAAATGCTCGGGTTGAAAAATCTAAAACTGATGGTAAAACCTGGGGTGGTCGTATCGAAACAGGATATGAGTTTTTATTGGGTAATACTTGGGTGTTAGCACCAGTATTAGCTTATACTAGCTATCGTTATGAAGTAGGGGCGTTTGACGAAAATGGCATATCTAGTACAGCGATGAGGTTCAAAAAACAAAAACGTAATCAAGAATATGCTACTTTAGGTGTGAGGATTTCAGATGACTGTCCGGATGATTCTGCGTTTATGAGAGCTTCTATTGATATCACAGCTAATAGGAACTTGAATGATGATAAGAAGAATAAGTTAATCGGTGAGGGTGGGTTGAAGCGTTATAATACTACATTCTCTCGAGAAGCTAATCGTCTTGTGAAGAATGCTAAGAGTTGGTTTGAAATTAAACCAACAGTTCAATTTAAATTGGATAAGAATTCACGGATTACTACGTCTGTCAATTATGCGCTTGATAAGAACAAATCTAAGAGCAAGAATCTATCATACTCAGTCGGCTATAGATATGAGTTATAA
- a CDS encoding FAD-binding protein → MGQDIIRDSMQFDVVVVGAGPAGLSAAIRLKQLAQEQDREITICIVEKGSEVGGHIISGAVMDPKAITELIPNWKDLGAPLTCEVKQDRLMFLTKNKAFKLPTPPAFRNKNNYIISLSLVCKWLAEQAENMGVEIYPGFSATEILYHKDGTVKGILTGDMGVGVDGKPTDAYQPGMELLAQQTIFSEGCRGNLTKTLLKKFNLDKDSDLQTYGIGIKEIWEVSEEVHQEGLVMHTIGWPLPMSVYGGSFMYHMQNNKIYIGYIVGLDYNNPYMSPFDEFQRYKLHPEIKKYLQGGRRISYGARAINEGGFQSLPKLSFPGGVLVGDTAGFLNVPRMKGSHMAIKSGMLAAEAVWDVLEPSRESYTTSQEAISYQKLFEQSWLYDELKAVRNYRPAFKWTLWPAMVYSGLEDYVLKGRGPWTIKHYKADNERLLPKDKAKKIDYAKPDGKVSFDRLSSIFLSGTNHEENQPCHLKLTNPNVAISVNHELYDSPETRYCPAGVYEIIEKQGKPYLQINAQNCLHCKTCDIKDPTQNIIWTCPEGGGGPNYSAM, encoded by the coding sequence ATGGGTCAAGATATTATTAGAGATAGTATGCAATTCGATGTAGTTGTTGTGGGTGCGGGTCCTGCTGGGCTGAGTGCAGCGATTCGTTTAAAACAATTAGCACAAGAGCAAGATAGAGAAATTACTATTTGTATTGTAGAAAAGGGTTCAGAAGTGGGGGGGCACATCATATCGGGTGCCGTTATGGATCCTAAGGCTATTACTGAGCTCATTCCTAACTGGAAAGATTTAGGTGCGCCATTAACTTGTGAGGTTAAACAAGACCGTTTAATGTTTTTAACAAAAAACAAAGCTTTTAAATTGCCGACACCACCTGCTTTCCGTAATAAAAATAATTATATTATTAGCCTTAGTTTAGTTTGCAAATGGCTAGCAGAACAAGCTGAAAATATGGGGGTGGAAATCTACCCAGGTTTTTCAGCAACTGAAATCTTATACCATAAAGATGGTACTGTTAAAGGAATTTTGACTGGTGATATGGGTGTTGGTGTCGATGGGAAGCCGACTGATGCCTATCAACCAGGAATGGAGTTATTGGCACAGCAAACTATTTTTTCAGAGGGGTGTAGAGGAAATTTAACCAAAACTTTATTAAAAAAATTTAATTTAGATAAAGATTCTGACCTTCAAACTTATGGGATAGGCATCAAAGAAATATGGGAAGTGTCTGAAGAAGTACATCAAGAGGGTCTTGTGATGCATACAATTGGTTGGCCACTGCCTATGAGTGTTTATGGTGGTTCCTTTATGTACCATATGCAGAATAACAAGATTTATATTGGTTATATAGTAGGTTTGGATTATAACAATCCTTATATGTCCCCTTTTGATGAGTTTCAAAGATATAAGTTACATCCCGAAATTAAAAAATATCTACAAGGTGGCCGTAGAATATCATATGGTGCCAGAGCTATTAATGAAGGTGGCTTTCAAAGTCTTCCTAAGTTAAGTTTTCCTGGTGGTGTTTTAGTTGGAGATACTGCTGGTTTTTTGAATGTGCCGAGGATGAAAGGTTCTCATATGGCTATTAAGTCAGGTATGTTAGCTGCTGAAGCTGTATGGGATGTGCTAGAGCCTTCAAGAGAGTCTTATACTACCTCTCAAGAAGCGATATCTTATCAGAAATTATTTGAGCAAAGTTGGCTATACGATGAATTGAAAGCGGTGCGTAATTATCGTCCGGCATTTAAATGGACTTTATGGCCTGCTATGGTATATAGTGGACTGGAGGATTATGTTTTGAAAGGTAGAGGTCCATGGACAATCAAACATTACAAAGCAGACAATGAGAGACTGTTACCTAAAGATAAGGCGAAAAAAATAGATTACGCTAAACCTGACGGTAAGGTTAGTTTTGATCGTTTGTCGAGTATATTTTTATCTGGTACTAATCATGAAGAAAATCAGCCATGCCATTTGAAATTAACCAATCCAAATGTGGCTATTTCAGTTAATCATGAGCTTTATGACTCTCCAGAAACACGCTATTGTCCTGCTGGTGTGTATGAAATTATAGAAAAACAGGGAAAACCGTATTTACAGATCAATGCTCAAAATTGCTTGCATTGTAAAACATGCGATATTAAAGATCCAACACAAAATATCATATGGACTTGTCCAGAAGGGGGAGGTGGGCCTAACTATTCTGCGATGTAG